The following are encoded in a window of Penaeus vannamei isolate JL-2024 chromosome 17, ASM4276789v1, whole genome shotgun sequence genomic DNA:
- the LOC138864623 gene encoding putative proline-rich protein 21, with protein sequence MQIQSHSPTHANPVPFSNIRTSSPILQHMQIQSHSPTHANPVPFSNTCKSSPILQHRQIQSHSPTHANPVPFSNIRTSSPILQHMQIQSHSPTHANPVPFSNTCKSSPILQHRQIQPHSPTHANPVPFSNTGKSSPILQHRQIQPHSPTQANPAPFSNTCKSSLILQHRQIQSHSPTHANPVPFSNIGKSSPILQHRQIQPHSPTHANPVTFANIGKSSPTLQHRQIQPHSPTHANPASFSNIGKSSPILQHMQIQPHSPTQANPAPFSNIGKSSPILQHMQIQSHSPTQANPVPFSNTRKSSPILQHTQIQPHSLTQANPAPFSNIGKSSPILQHRQIQPHSPTQANPAPFSNIDSVYLDVLPTRTNRPAEYDFAHRGPVS encoded by the exons atgcaaatccagtcccattctccaacacatgcaaatccagtcccattctccaacataCGCACatccagtcccattctccaacacatgcaaatccagtcccattctccaacacat gcaaatccagtcccattctccaacacatgcaaatccagtcccattctccaacacaGGCAAATCCAATCTCATTCTCCAACACATGcaaatccagtcccattctccaacataCGCACatccagtcccattctccaacacatgcaaatccagtcccattctccaacacat gcaaatccagtcccattctccaacacatgcaaatccagtcccattctccaacacaGGCAAATCCAGCCTCATTCTCCAACACATGcaaatccagtcccattctccaacacaggcaaatccagccccattctccaacatag gcaaatccagccccattctccaacacaggcaaatccagccccattctccaacacaTGCAAATCCAGCCTCATTCTCCAACACAGGcaaatccagtcccattctccaacacatgcaaatccagtcccattctccaacataggcaaatccagccccattctccaacacaggcaaatccagccccattctccaacacaTGCAAATCCAGTCACATTCGCCAACATAG gcaaatccagccccactctccaacataggcaaatccagccccattctccaacacaTGCAAATCCAGCCTCATTCTCCAACATAGGCAAATCcagccccattctccaacacatgcaaatccagccccattctccaacacaG gcaaatccagccccattctccaacataggcaaatccagtcccattctccaacacaTGCAAATCCAGTCTCATTCTCCAACACAG gcaaatccagtcccattctccaacacacgcaaatccagccccattctccaacacaCGCAAATCCAGCCCCATTCTCTAACACAGGCAAATCcagccccattctccaacataggcaaatccagccccattctccaacataggcaaatccagccccattctccaacacaggcaaatccagccccattctccaacatAG ATTCAGTATATTTGGACGTGTTACCTACTCGTACCAACCGTCCTGCTGAATATGATTTTGCACATCGAGGTCCTGTGTCATGA